The Halalkalicoccus tibetensis genome contains the following window.
CGTCTTCAGCGACGTCGAACCCCATGACCGCCTCGCCCAGGAGGAGGTCTTCGGTCCCGTGCTGGCCGTGCTCGAGGTCGAGGACTTCGAGGACGGGCTGCATGTGGCCAACGACGTCGACTACGGGCTCGCGGCGAGCATCCTCACGAACGACCACACCGAGGCCGAACGGTTCGTCGACGAGATCGAGGCGGGCGTCGCGAAGGTCAACACCGCGACGACCGGCCTCGAGCTCCACGTCCCCTTCGGCGGGTTCAAGCGCTCCTCGAGCGAGACGTGGCGCGAGCAGGGCGACGCGGGCCTCGACTTCTACACGATCGAGAAGACCGTCTACGACAGCTTCTAAACTACCCATCCGGTCCCGAAGTTTTAGGACCGGCGGGGTGAATCGAGGAGTCATGCAGTACGAGAACCCGGTGCTTCCGGGCACGCATCCCGATCCGACGGTCTGTCGCGTCGGCGACGACTACTACCTCGCGACGAGCTCCTTCGAGTATTTCCCGGGCGTTCCGCTGTATCACAGCAACGACCTCGTCTCCTGGGAGCACATCGGCCACGCGCTCGACCGCGAGAGCCAGCTCGATCTCGAGGATATCGAGTCCTCCGACGGCATCTACGCGCCGACGCTTCGCCACCATGAGGGGACCTTCTACCTCGTCACCACGCTCGTCGGCGGCGAGGGCAACTTCGTCGTCACCGCCGACGATCCCGCGGGCGAGTGGTCCGATCCCGTTTCCCTCGACGCGCCGGGGTTCGATCCCGACCTGTTCTTCGAGGGCGACACCGCCTACCTCTCGTACGCCGCCGGGCCGACGCTGCCCGAAACGACGATCAAGAACGCAACGGTCGACCTCGAAACGGGGGACGTGGGCGAGCCCCAAGAGCTGTGGGAGGGGATCGAGGGGACGTTCTGCGAGGCCCCGCACCTCTACGAGGTCGACGGGACCTACTACCTCCTCACGGCGGAAGGAGGCACGCACGTCAACCACATGGTCGTCGCGGCACGGGCCGACGATCCGATGGGACCGTTCGAGCCCTGTCCCCGGAACCCGATCCTCTCGCATCGCGGCCACCCGATGCGCTCGATCGACGCGACGGGCCACGGCGACCTGGTCGACGCCCCCGACGGTTCGTGGTGGCTCGTCTTCCTCGGGATCCGCCAGCGGGGCGGCCACCCCGGCTGGCACCATCTCGGCCGAGAGACGTTCCTCGCGCCCGTGGAATGGGACGGGGGATGGCCCGTCGTCAACGGCGGCGACCCGGTCGAGATCGAGACGACGGTCGACTCCCTTCCCGGCGAAGGGACACCGAGACCGTCGGCGCCGGCCCGCGCCACCCGCGAGGCGTTCGACGGCGAGCGCCTCGACGGCGCGTTCGAGTACCGCCGCAACCCCGATGCCGACGCCTATTCGCTCGACGGTGAGGAACTGACCCTTCGCCCCCGAACGACGTCCCTCGACGAACCGGGCGCGACGTTCGTCGGCCGTCGGCAGGCACAGTTCGACTGTCGGGTCGAGGCCGATATCGCGTTCGACCCCGATCCCGGTGAGGAGGCCGGCCTTGCGCTGATCGCGGACGAACGGCACCACTACGAGATCGGGATTGCCGGCCGCGAGGGGAACCCGATCGCGTTCGTCCGATTGCGCGTCGGCGACCTGTGTGACGTCGTCGCCGAGCGGCCGGTAGAGGGCACGGACCACCGGCTCGCTGTCGACGCGACGGCCGAGGCGTATCGCTTCCGTATCGGGACCGACGACGAGGGAACGGAGGAGCTCGCGTCGGCGGCGACGCGGTATCTCGCCACGGAGGTCACGGGCTGTTTCACGGGCGTCTACGTCGGACCCTACGCCACGGGCAGCTCGGACGCCCGATCCGACGACCGGGAGGGCGAGAGGGCGGCGCGTTTCGAGCGGTTCGCCTACGAACCGTCCGAGTGAGGGACGCGGGTCGCGGTGGTCCGAGCGGGTCCGGGGCGTCCCTCGATAACAAACGTGAAATACCTTGCTGTAGATATCCCGTTCGTATGCCGAACTACCGGGAACTCCACGATCCCAACGCAGAGTATACGATGCGGGACCTCTCGGCCGAGACGATGCAGCTCGACGCCGACCGCGGCCCCCGAAACGTCGAGATCACCGACGTCCAGACGACGATGGTCGACGGCAACTACCCCTGGATCCTCGTCCGGGTCTACACGGACGCGGGGATCGTCGGCACCGGCGAGTGCTACTGGGGCGGCGGCGACGCCGCGATCATCGAACGGATGGCCCCCTTCGTCATCGGCGAGAACCCGAT
Protein-coding sequences here:
- a CDS encoding glycoside hydrolase family 43 protein, which translates into the protein MQYENPVLPGTHPDPTVCRVGDDYYLATSSFEYFPGVPLYHSNDLVSWEHIGHALDRESQLDLEDIESSDGIYAPTLRHHEGTFYLVTTLVGGEGNFVVTADDPAGEWSDPVSLDAPGFDPDLFFEGDTAYLSYAAGPTLPETTIKNATVDLETGDVGEPQELWEGIEGTFCEAPHLYEVDGTYYLLTAEGGTHVNHMVVAARADDPMGPFEPCPRNPILSHRGHPMRSIDATGHGDLVDAPDGSWWLVFLGIRQRGGHPGWHHLGRETFLAPVEWDGGWPVVNGGDPVEIETTVDSLPGEGTPRPSAPARATREAFDGERLDGAFEYRRNPDADAYSLDGEELTLRPRTTSLDEPGATFVGRRQAQFDCRVEADIAFDPDPGEEAGLALIADERHHYEIGIAGREGNPIAFVRLRVGDLCDVVAERPVEGTDHRLAVDATAEAYRFRIGTDDEGTEELASAATRYLATEVTGCFTGVYVGPYATGSSDARSDDREGERAARFERFAYEPSE